One window of Lawsonibacter asaccharolyticus genomic DNA carries:
- a CDS encoding manganese-dependent inorganic pyrophosphatase yields MDNQELNTHFIKVIGHRNPDTDSVCSAIAYSRLKNTLDPEHPCKPCRAGLLNRETEFVLNYFQVPDPQLYTDVSPQIRDVDIRRMEGVDGEMSLRRAWITMRDQQIDTLCVVDKERNLKGLITVKDVATANMDVLDTYILAESETSYQNIVDILDAKVLVGDITGKKVEGRIVIGSGSAEQMERSISKGDIVIVANRSESQLTAIEMGAGCVVVCAGCKVSRTICMLAEEQGCMIISTPNSTYVSGQMISQAAPIRHYMVRDDLLTFNLNSSVESATKVMASVRFRYFPVLDDDGHYIGVVSRRNMMNLHKKQLILVDHNEKGQAVEGIDQAEILEIIDHHRIGSMETDGPVYFRNVPVGCTCTIIYQMYRENGVELDRSTAGLLLSAILSDTLMFRSPTCTPLDEQAGRELAKLTGVDLEQYANAMFEAGGDVTGRTAEEVFNTDYKIFNSGEVRFGVGQGSYLTEKNRKASEALIGPYLQTALEKQGLDYIFYMFTDVRNSSTELLMAGKGAESLVEKAFDTTVTDGMAVLPGVISRKKQMVPVLINAIKQERG; encoded by the coding sequence GTGGATAACCAAGAGCTGAATACCCATTTTATCAAGGTCATCGGACACCGGAACCCGGACACGGACTCGGTCTGTTCCGCCATTGCATACAGCCGCCTGAAGAACACCCTGGACCCAGAGCACCCCTGCAAGCCCTGCCGGGCGGGACTGCTGAACCGGGAGACGGAGTTTGTGCTGAACTATTTTCAGGTCCCAGACCCCCAGCTCTACACGGACGTGAGCCCTCAGATCCGGGATGTGGACATCCGGCGGATGGAGGGCGTGGATGGGGAGATGAGCCTGCGCCGGGCTTGGATCACCATGCGGGACCAGCAGATCGACACCCTGTGCGTGGTGGACAAGGAGCGGAACCTGAAGGGCCTGATCACGGTGAAGGACGTGGCCACGGCGAACATGGACGTGTTGGACACCTACATCCTGGCGGAGTCAGAGACCAGCTATCAGAACATCGTGGACATCCTGGACGCCAAGGTGCTGGTGGGAGACATCACCGGCAAGAAGGTGGAGGGGCGCATCGTCATCGGCTCGGGAAGCGCGGAACAGATGGAGCGGTCCATCTCCAAAGGGGACATCGTCATCGTGGCCAACCGCAGTGAGAGCCAGCTCACCGCCATCGAGATGGGGGCGGGCTGCGTGGTGGTGTGCGCAGGCTGCAAGGTGTCCCGGACCATCTGCATGCTGGCTGAGGAGCAGGGGTGTATGATCATCAGCACCCCTAACAGCACCTATGTCTCCGGACAGATGATCAGCCAGGCCGCCCCCATCCGCCACTACATGGTGCGGGACGATCTGCTCACCTTCAATCTGAACAGCTCCGTGGAGTCCGCCACCAAGGTGATGGCCTCCGTCCGATTCCGCTACTTCCCGGTGCTGGATGACGACGGGCACTACATCGGCGTAGTCTCCCGCAGAAACATGATGAACCTGCATAAAAAGCAGCTGATCCTGGTGGACCACAACGAGAAGGGCCAGGCGGTGGAGGGGATCGACCAGGCGGAGATCCTGGAGATCATCGACCACCACCGCATCGGCTCCATGGAGACAGACGGCCCGGTCTATTTCCGCAATGTGCCGGTTGGGTGCACCTGCACCATCATCTATCAGATGTACCGGGAGAACGGGGTGGAGCTGGACCGGTCCACCGCCGGACTGCTGCTCTCCGCCATCCTTTCGGACACCCTCATGTTCCGCAGTCCCACCTGCACCCCCCTGGATGAGCAGGCGGGCCGGGAGCTGGCCAAACTGACCGGGGTGGACCTGGAACAGTACGCCAATGCTATGTTTGAGGCGGGAGGCGACGTCACCGGTCGGACCGCAGAGGAGGTATTCAACACCGACTACAAGATCTTCAACAGCGGGGAGGTCCGCTTCGGCGTGGGCCAGGGCAGCTACTTGACCGAGAAGAACCGGAAGGCCAGCGAGGCCCTGATCGGTCCCTACCTCCAGACCGCACTGGAAAAGCAGGGGCTGGACTACATTTTCTACATGTTCACCGATGTGCGCAACTCCAGTACTGAGCTGCTGATGGCGGGCAAGGGCGCTGAATCCCTGGTGGAGAAGGCCTTTGACACCACCGTGACGGACGGGATGGCGGTCCTGCCGGGGGTGATCAGCCGGAAAAAGCAGATGGTCCCTGTGCTGATCAACGCCATCAAGCAGGAGCGGGGCTGA
- a CDS encoding tetratricopeptide repeat protein produces the protein MGSWGVKALESDNGLDLIFLLKSDYLPKHKKLTLGGLIGFLKEEGFLGETVNEIDFLYDNTAIALAELYSEWQETGKLNYDDEDSNVWSAITNFSASATARKDLLRRLRSIKNQVPDEDGEREIVELWKESNHWESWDKHLDSLIELLQQE, from the coding sequence ATGGGTTCATGGGGTGTAAAAGCATTGGAAAGTGATAATGGCTTAGACCTAATTTTCCTTTTGAAATCAGATTATTTACCCAAACATAAGAAACTGACTTTAGGTGGATTGATAGGCTTTCTGAAAGAGGAAGGTTTTCTTGGAGAAACAGTGAACGAAATTGACTTTCTCTATGATAATACCGCCATCGCGCTCGCAGAACTTTATTCAGAATGGCAGGAAACAGGAAAGCTAAACTACGATGATGAGGATTCTAATGTTTGGTCAGCAATAACGAATTTCTCAGCTTCAGCTACTGCTCGAAAAGACCTTCTTAGGCGATTGAGGAGTATTAAAAATCAAGTTCCTGATGAAGATGGCGAAAGAGAAATCGTAGAACTTTGGAAAGAAAGTAATCACTGGGAATCGTGGGATAAGCATTTGGATTCTTTGATAGAACTCTTACAGCAGGAATAA